The following proteins are encoded in a genomic region of Ornithodoros turicata isolate Travis chromosome 6, ASM3712646v1, whole genome shotgun sequence:
- the LOC135397234 gene encoding uncharacterized protein LOC135397234: protein MTIILAGSDTGETSDEAEEKDKYEGYAPRPLMPRPKTTPPPIPTKTSTKARITTTTTRTTTSTTTTTATPTTTGTIPHYFIKCTVGEMFKYDDSYKSANCDYFIFDSVIPTASGLIGSEDQHAWMAFNSMTWTGSPKPELGVSFPGSDVDQLTAAISQTVALSALKNLFTKGFRLFGVLNCFGTASLLSSSRSAFEGLFDKILSSMGAPQRGARGAFFIGLHLSAGSTAQSASLMQYATAIKHLDVLILQTHITPPPAVNASDCFIYPTSSWSQTPIENGTYSSVQRAAQMLSAAPNTNLSFGISFSMRVNIYELPTEATTSSAAAKQACASRNYGDLNSMCGPSAYSTFLQDDDCINIDFIIGKKFAYTFSNQPCINVLYDMARKEVQKSSKFGVLLADINMDTAECIHWERRETLWRVTEASNLLRTLRRDYP from the exons ATGACGATCATTCTCGCTGGCTCAGACA CTGGAGAAACCTCAGACGAAGCTGAAGAGAAGGATAAGTATGAAGGTTACGCACCACGACCGCTGATGCCGCGCCCTAAAACCACCCCACCTCCTATCCCCACCAAGACATCGACGAAAGCGCGAATAACGACAACGACTACAAGAACcacaacaagcacaacaaccACAACAGCCACACCGACCACGACTG GTACCattccgcattacttcattaAGTGTACCGTGGGAGAGATGTTCAAGTATGACGACAGTTACAAGTCTGCGAACTGTGATTACTTCATCTTCGACAGCGTCATTCCAACGGCAAGTGGATTAATTGGGTCTGAGGATCAGCATGCCTGGATGGCGTTCAACAGC ATGACGTGGACAGGAAGTCCGAAGCCGGAACTTGGAGTTTCGTTTCCGGGAAGTGATGTCGACCAGTTGACTGCTGCCATCTCGCAGACTGTCGCCCTGAGTGCATTGAAAAATCTCTTCACAAAAGGATTCAGACTGTTCGGCGTTCTCAACTGCTTCGGAACCGCGTCCCTACTTTCTAGTAGCAGATCTGCGTTCGAAGGCTTGTTTGAT aaaatacTCTCCTCGATGGGCGCACCCCAAAGGGGTGCTCGGGGTGCATTCTTCATTGGACTGCACCTGTCGGCGGGATCGACAGCGCAGAGCGCTTCACTCATGCAGTATGCAACCGCTATCAA ACACCTGGACGTGCTCATTCTTCAGACTCACATCACTCCGCCACCCGCAGTGAATGCGAGCGACTGCTTCATCTACCCGACTAGCTCGTGGTCGCAAACTCCTATCGAGAACGGCACCTATTCTTCAGTA CAAAGGGCCGCCCAGATGCTTTCCGCTGCACCCAACACAAACCTGTCCTTTGGTATTTCCTTTTCGATGCGCGTCAACATCTATGAGCTTCCAACGGAAGCGACGACTTCATCGGCAGCTGCGAAACAAGCCTGTGCCTCTCGCAACTACGGAGACTTAAACAGCATGTGCGGTCCATCTGCTTACTCCACTTTCCTCCAGGACGATGACTGTATAAATATAGACTTCATAATCGGAAAGAAATTCGCCTACACGTTTAGTAACCAACCTTGCATCAACGTATTA TACGATATGGCTAGGAAAGAAGTGCAAAAGAGTTCGAAGTTCGGCGTTCTGCTAGCGGACATCAATATGGACACCGCTGAATGTATACATTGGGAACGCCGGGAGACACTGTGGAGAGTTACAGAAGCGAGTAACTTGCTCCGCACCTTGCGTCGAGATTATCCCTGA